A region of the Cydia strobilella chromosome 18, ilCydStro3.1, whole genome shotgun sequence genome:
aataaagtttgtaAGGAAATGGTTTATGTACCTAATGGTATTTTTATGACTTAAGATAAATTTCCCTTTTTATGTACTTTTAGCAATAAATGAAGATGGagtaatgtttaagaaataataaataatgatatgaaatgattagaataaaacatttagtgCCAATGTGGAAATACTGaccttgtttaaaaataaaatcaattcatCGAAAAACACCTTTTTAGAATTTAAGAAACAGTATACAAagcgattttgtataaataaattttttttgtagaacatttagatgttgacagtagcatcgatatatttaattgtcgataaaatattttgctacgtcaCTTTAGTATAAGTGCTCCGAGTTATGCCAGGTttgattataatatattttataatgttaagaCATAACAATGGTAACCTGGTGACTAAAATGTTTCTCTTTCAGATCCAATTCACATTCATGCTTGTGTACAGTGCTCAAGTGTTCCTGCCGAGCTGCCCGGCGTCAATGGGTGTACCACTTCTATACTTCCCgaatgtaatatttgtttattacatGTTCTTAAACTTCTTCAGAGAAAGTTATGCCAGGAAAAACAAAGTAGAGTTAAATGGGAACGGAGTCAAGAAATCTGAAtagcttatttattttaatgtaagatCAGGCCAAAGACCCTCATATGTTGTTGTTGCTATGAGATAAGGCCCAACGACTGGTCGGGTATGTGTGCTGCTGCGTTTAACATTGTTTCCTTAATCGTCCACAAAATGAACAAGCCTAGAGAGTTAGTGACTAGTGTTTACAGTTATGCTATATAGATTTTAAGTTCACATATAAATATTTCGAGTAGTTTCTCATATTTGtactctacaattttttttttaaatgatcatatttaattattttaatacatactattctataattatcatttattaaCTTCTAATTCGGATGAAGTTCATTGTTATGATTCAAATATAGCAATTAAGTCAACAAGTAACCTTTCATTAATGGAATTCTTTAATAGTTATTGTCAATAGTAATTCAATGgaattataaaaagtgtaaataaaCAACGAGACAGTGGTGGAGCCACATCTTTACGCATTAATAACCTGCTCTctttaaaatacattattatttagagattaaaaacaataaaactttttaaaagtataGATGTAGTTTTCATTATGATCCTAACTTTAGTAGATATCGAGAAGCACCTATAATGTAATGGGCAATTAATGTGCCGATAACCCGTACTCTACACAAAAAATCTGGCAGTATTTATCACTGTAATCAACTGTAATAGACAGCGGAGAAAATAATAGTGAAACGTCACTTACCGTGTAGTAGGATAGGAGTCCGGCATTTTCATCTAGAACAAACCACCGATACTGCCAACCTTTCATCACATTAGTCCATTTACTTAAGGAACCCTCCATCATGATTATTTAAACCAAAAATATAATGTCGAAAGTcatgaaaaaactaaaaacagtaAATTTTACACTGCGGCAAAGGCCCACCACCATAAATAATCCATATGTTTGACATTTCGTTGGCAGAATATCAGTGTTGCCAACATAACAGCTGATGCTTCGTGCGCTCGTTCGGATTCTAGGTATATTTAATGATCGATTCCTACAATTTACAATcgatttaaacaataaaatcaaaagaaaTGAAATGACATCCTTTTCatcaaaaatctttaaaaaaaaaacaatattagaaatatagttggtcaagcaaatcttgtcagtagaaaaaggcggtaaatttaataaatgtaggcgcgaagggatatcgtcccatatacAATTTGAATTTCGTGCAAATTttgtgcctttttctactgacaagatttgcttgaccaactatatacttAGATATATATTTTAACTGCCTGAACTGAGTAGCATTTTGTAAAGACTTGGAACTTTTGATCTCTGTTTGCCTCTTATTCTAATAGAAGCGATTACAGGTAATatcgtcggcctaaatcgcaaacctcgtaactcaatttgaccaaattttacaggaggcacaaaaaacttcattaccaaaaattttgcatgaagacttacttagtattttttttagataatgttaaattaaatttagccatCAGATTGttaaaacctgttttttttaaatcacctgAACCTGGAAAATTTGGAGTTACtagtttttcttcaaaatttctAGAAAGCTAATCGGGAGTTAAGAGTTTTGCTATAAAAATCCGTAAAAATAGAGGATAATCTTTTGATCTCAACAAGGTAAttgtggattaaaaaaaataacttgcaaattaaaaaatatttattaaacttaaaaacagaaaAGCCTTCTCTGGCTTCCCACGTTAAAGTGGGAGTACAGAATTGCAGCGAGTCGGTAGTAGGATGCCATGGTTTGGGTAGCCAGAATCATAGGGGGCAAATTTAATGCTTGTCAACTTTCACGAGACAGGGGCTTTTCTTGATGAATTCGTTCTTCAACCAttctagggcatttatttgtgtgatgagcacaatagatattaaatttgttcctgagtcatgggtgttttctatgtatttaagtatttatatattgtatatatcgttgtctgagtacccataacacaagcctccttgggcttaccgtgggactttgtcaatctgtgtaagattgtcctataatatttatttatttattcaagaaatAGCCCCAAAGGAACATGGAAGTGAACGTGCTGGAGCCCAGATACTATGGCAAAAATGAGATCACAAAAAGCATATATATTCAGAGACGTCGCAGTGATCAACAGGTTCAACACCGGTAGTGATCACCGACTTGTTAGAGGCTCTCTGAATACAACCATAAGCTCGAACGTGTCCGTTTGATAAGTCCAGGCTCCGACTTCTGACCTAGGCTACTCCAAACCATGGTAGGATCTAAAGCATTTCAGTCGAACCTGGAGAACCGATTCGCTGCCATGGAAAGCACAAATGCCGTTGACATAAACCAGACCCTCAAAAATATGATTGGAATCCTCAGGAAAGAAGGTATGAGATCTTGCGAAGTACAGCGTAAAGCCGGGAGGTCGAAGCTTTCAGAGGAAACCCTCAGGCTCATAATGGAACGATGGGAAAGACCCACCTGCCAAGTTGCAGAAGAAGAAGGAAGGGAGGGAAGGTGGAAGAACTCTTCACAGCGACGGGCTCTAAACAAGAAGATCGGCAACTAGTACGACGTGACTTCCGGTGCTCCATTACACGCTTCATTGAGCAAGCAATCGGGGGTTTGCTTTTTTTCCAGTCCCTTGGAagaagccacctgacgaagctgaCCACAACTGATGGGGCTGTTGTATCCTCCCGGTCGGGGATTCTCTCTGAAATCAAATCCTTCTATAGCCTACGCTTCGCACGCATCTCAGTCAGATCCCGAAATGAGGATTCTAGAGCCACATTGATCCACACACATTTTATGCGGCAAAGCTTCTGGTTTATGATGAGCGGTTCTCATCACGATGAGCCGATATCGTGGCTTGAAAAGCGATTTTTTTGTGTCCACAAGGTGCCTCCAGAGGCAAGCTCTTGAAACTAGTTACCAGCAGAAAATCACGTAACTAATCTTCATGAGTAAAGATCCAGGCGAAGCAATCCTCGTATGTCCATGGCACGCAACCAAAGGACATTTTCAATAGtctaatgtgtttaaatatgataaatatctatCAAGAATAAACAATCAGTAAAATCGTAGAACCTTATACACATACCTGTTATTCAGCACCCGTTTTCTTCCTAAATATTTACGCTAAACTGACGAGCAGTCACAACGCCATCGCAAACTGTACTGATGGGAGTGGCGGCGGGGGGAGATACGAggtatttcttttacaaaataGGCGGTCGGGAGTTGCGAGGTTttctattttgctttttaaacgtaaacggtttatttttagtatttaagagTTTTGCCGTTAGATGCGTTCAGAATAGTACTATCCAAAAGTGTCAAAAcatgattttcaaaaaaaatggagttacgaggtatgcgatttaggccgacgatATGCTTTAATAAAACGTGATTCTGTAATTTTTCTAATAAAGGAAAgatttcgcggtaggccctttgattgtgctagtgacgccctctacgcagttttgcgtaatGTACCCTAGTACATGTGTAAGagcaagaaaagtctgcagcgcaATATTTTGACAGCcaataaaaaaactacatataGAGCAATGTTTTTAGCAGTCACTAAACGTCATTCACAGCATGTGTATTGTCAgaaccgtttaaatattcgttgTGTTTTGTGATAAACGGGAAAAACTTGGTGAAACCTTACAAAAGCGGCGTGCGGGAGTTACTTTTACGCATGACGAATAATTTTACGCTAGTAAAAAATCAGCTCGAGGCGATTCAACTTGATTCTAGCTCAAAAACAAcaatgtttacaatattttaatgaCGGGTAAGTGAAATGAAACATCTTAATACTTgcattatatataatattggtTTAGACTAAGGTTTGTGAACGGAAATTTAACACGCCTAATAGGTATAGGCATACTTACTTACCttgtaagaataagaataaatttattatcaatgaaatacataaaagaatgtcaggggtctccgcactaggctacgcctgtatcgcggggaaccaggtacaattaaaattattaaaagttaaaatatagAGTACTACACAACAAGGTAGGTAttgaaaaacaaacttaaatgaaaaagtatgaaaaaagagaaataatacaatatggaaaactaaactaaaatattttagttatgaACTTCGTCTTTGAGTTCCACATTGTTATGGTATAAATGcctgtttaattaaatattataataagtagATAGGCTAAGCTACCATTTCTATTTAAACTGCACCAGCATTCCTGCTGTAGTATTGCGGCGTGACATTGCTGCTTCACTGCCAGTCGAAATCAATGTTGACAGCGTTGACGGACGAATCGTTGACATTTTCAGAACAGACGCAATGTTGAGCGGccatactgcagcagtaacgcagctgcagtctgaatccgaatggTACCTTTGACAATTTACATCAGTGACAACTCATTGTCTTTTTCGTGTTTTGTGGCTGCTTAATGGTAGTGTCCACTCCTCAACCAAATTCCAAAACCTGGTAACTAGTTCGTCCTCCAATCTGACCTCTAATAAACCTAAACCCTGTTCGCTTCTTCACTTGCTTATTATACTCTGGCGCACCCACTTTGTCAGTTGAAAAAGGcggcgaataaaaaaaaacatagacgGTAAATATGGTAAATTTCACAAATTTCCTGTGGTGTCATATCCTGATTTTTAAAAACTCCTTTTTATCGagcgctgcagacttttcttggtcctaCTTTAGCCGAAAAGTGGCCTAGCCGGTGaatagcccgctccagactacacggcgcgaagccgcgaacgcgagtgtggagtcgatttcgctgattagcgaactagactccacactcgcgttcgcggcttcgcgccgcgtttcgcgcatgagtgtggagggccctaatGGTCGGTGTGACTCTGCCTACCAAACTGGAAGTCCTACGTTCGAATcctaggccaagcaataagaaggtatagagggaaatgctaggaacacaatttttaacttcgtaactttgtttggagtttggactagttaggagatgaacatatcaaaagtccccggccgtaaccctggtgctggggggggggggggggttgaaggttccatttttcggtttttcgattaaatATCGGAAACTATGcttctgagcgacttggccacttatataAAACGAAAAGAGAttcaatttgttacaagttttattcagtcaagtttttcgatatcttgtatagtttttgagatatccgctcttgaaggtttatttagggctttaatttttttcttgattatctacatcagtaaagctgctaggccgggtttggtaacgttttcgtataaatcgggggtgctgaattcatttatggtatcaacattgacacctttccgaagtaaaaacatataaactttaaacaaacaactttttttttaactcctcttcacgcttaaaccgctgaatcgatttagttgaaatttggtaaataggtgttttaagtcccgagacaggatataatatagtttttgtctcaaaaatcatactttgaaggtgtgaaatttggtgtgaggggaattcagcttcttcgccgaagttcaATTTCTGAGGTTAattctgtttaaatttaggtttgaagtcatgtttggtatcattatcaactaaatcaaacatgtagaccatcccaaatattatttaaataggttcagcggttattgattccccatacaaatttccaccccacttttcacacccttaaaagatgattttggttaaaaaaaactatcctatgtactgtcccgggactcaaaccatctctataccaaatttcaacgaaatcggttcggcggtttaagcgtaaaaaggagatttataaaaaatcattttttttaattttgtttttacttaggaatggtgtcaatgttgataccataagccataaatgaattcagcacccccgatttatacgaaaacgatcccaaacccggcctagcagcttcactgatgtagataatctagataaaaatgagagccctaaataaaccttcaagagcggatatctcaaaaactatacaagatatcgaaaaacgtgactaaataaaacttgtaacaaattaaatctcttttcattttgtgtaagtggccaagtcgctcagacgcgtagattccgagatataatcgaaaaaccgaaaaatggaaccttcaaacccccctctccccccccagcaccagggttatggccggggacgtttgatatgttcacctcctaactagtccaaacaaagctacgaagtcaaaaattgtgttccaagcatttccctctataccttttttttggaatttatttcctggcctatccCGGTACAGacaattatttgtgtttttataatgaaCATTTGtccctgagttatggatgttttatatgtatttaagtacttaatacAAACATAAATCGATCGTCATTGTCTAGTATCCAAGTTCCCACAACAAAAGTCTTATTGAGCTTAGGTTACAATAAAGAGGCCGATTTACCTAAAGATTgtcacaaaattatattttatatacaataatacgTTAATTTATAAAGATGTCCGAGCGTTCACCTTAtagtactcgtacctataataaataaaaaagcaaagtaacaaaatacaaatttatttaattgttaccACAATAACATCATATAGGTATTGGGATCACTAGGGAAAATCgagaaaataaaatgcattatttTCAAGTACTTTATATTGTACAACCAGATTAtcactttcgtaaaaaaatatgGACTAAGTACGTGAAATcacgtaattttaatttagtaataCTATTCTACACTATTTACAGGGTCGCACGCCTTGCGGCGCGTTTATTATGAATGCCTTCTTAATGATCGCCCGAGTTTTGTTTTACTATATCCCGATGATATTGACACTTGATTGCTGTTTTCTTGGTCTAGGCTGAGGCCAGACAAGTCTACTAGTAATGGCACATTTTCTGATCCTTCAGCGATCTTGTCGTCTGATTCCTTGTCGAAGTTTTCAGGAGTCCCTTCTCCTTCGATTGCGAGTTTTTCAATATCTTTGCTGAGCGAGTTGTTTTCAGCTGCTTCAACAAAGGCGTTTGAAAGTTCACCGCTGAGCTTGTTAACGTTTCCTGACGATATGTCGTACATGAAGATTTCCTTTTCTTCTGGAGCCGTGTCATTCCTGGAAAtaaaaaagtgcatttaaagaaCGAGAAATAAAAAGTTATTCGAAGAATAAGTTTATGAGGGGAACTTCAAAAATAACTGTTATCTCTttcgtgtacagtcgccatcagatatatcagaacgcccgaggtgctcaaaatatctgaacacgcactctaacgccttgacaacagaggcgtgttcggatatttgtgagcacctcgggcgctccgatatatctgatggcgactgtacctgatCAGATCAGAATAACAAGATGatataaaatacatgaaaacatGCTTTTAAATCTGCCTATTACCCAAATATTCTCAAGCGCTCTTGCACAAGATAAAGCACAGATAAAGACGCTTCCACTGAAAATCATGTTTTCTTATTTAGATTTTGTACCAAAAATATAGTgcctaaaatatattaaaaaaaacattatatctTACCCGAGCACAAGTAGAATAACTGACTGGAGATCTGACTCTGTCTTCTTTTCAGTTTCAAGCCATTTCTCGAAGTTCTCCTTCGATGGCCGTTTCAGCAAGTCATACAGGCTGTCACCAGCGACGAACTTAATGCCTTTTAAGCTAGTGCTAGTTGCGCGTTCGGTCCTGGAATGATCACCATTCAAAGCCTCAGTTTCAACAGGGGCTAACACGACAACTGAAGTTACTTTCCTACCCTTCAAGATATCAGGCAGAGGAAATTGGTTACCACTCACTTTCAGTGGCAAGTACCTGTTATACTTCTTATCATTTAGGGCCACAGGCTCTAATTGTGTAGCATCTTCTTTGACATACTCTTTTGCAATATTCTGGCCCTTGTCGCTTTTAGGATCGAAGTGGACTACTTTCATTTCCACAGCTTGTTTTTGTGATGGCGGTGGCGCTACATAGCTTGGCACATTTTCAGACGCAGCAATTTCCTGGTCATCCTGTTCTTCATCATCAATTCTTGATTGAAAGAAATCCCCGTTAGGTTTTACTACTATCGGTCTATTTTCACTAGCGGCAATTTGTTGTCCACCACCAGCGCTGAAAAAGTTGGCTAGCTGATCTGGAGGCAAAGATTCCAAAGGAGTCTCTCCAACCTTGTCATAATCTAATATGCTAATGTCAGCGTTATCTAAGATACCCGATGATAGCAGTTGTTGGCGAAGGTCATCCGGAACTTCGTCGGGAAGTTCTACGGCAggctttttgtttttcttttcttccttcTTCGCCTCTGGAGTAGTGCTTATCGAGTTCAATGTCGACGAGACGTACTTTTGAGTGGTTGGTTTAATTTCGACAGTTCTGGAGGTTGATTGGTAATAGGCCGGTGATGGGGTGCTAGAGGAGAACGTAGGTTGCTGTTGCCTGTCATTCGAGAATTGGTACTTAGGTGATGAGCTTTCAAATTGTTGTTGATTGTAGTTGTTACGGGACTGAGTTAGTTGATACTGTTGCTGTGGCTGTTGTTGCTGAGCTTGCAACAATTGAGATTGAAGTCGTTGAATTTCCTCTTGTTGTTTTTTGACGTTTTGAGCTAATTGTAACCTGACTTGTTCTTGTTCAGCGTCATATTGTTGCTGCTGTTGCTGCTCCTGCTCTTGCTGTTGTTGCTGCTGacgttggtgctgttgttgctgttgctgatattgttgttgttgttgttggacACGTTGTTGATCTTGTTGTTGCTGCTGATACTGTTGTTGTTGCTGTCTAATATGTTGCTGTTGATGATGTTCCAACTGCTGTTGTCTTTGTTGTTGTTCTTGATATTGTTGTTCGGCGTTATGACTGGCTGCAGATGTAGGTTGATTAGATCCGCTTAGACTACTGTAGTCAGTTGTAGGTCCTGTTACTGTAATGTGTTGCTCGTATTTGGGTATAGCAGCAACCAATTCCCCTCCGTTTGGAACAAATTGACCAACATTCTGTTGATGTTGACGATTGGCCTGGTCATGGAAACTAGACTGACTACTCAAGAATGGTCTTTCACTTGGACCTTGCGGTTGAGCGAAATGTGGTCTCTCGGAAGGTGATATCTGATGGAATTGGTTTTGTAGCTCTGGTGTCGGAGATGGTTGCGCATGGAAGTTGAATAGCGGAGGGGATGAAGGTTGAGGAAGAAACTGTGTATGAGGGATGGGAGAAGGTCCAGGGAAGGAGTGCTGGTTGCGAATGCTTTGCTGAGTTGGTGATAGAGGAGTAGGTCTAGGCTGAGATTGAGGTCCTTGATGGAAACTGAAAGGAGGCTGCTGTGGTTGATTTTGTACCGAGGAGAACTGATGGAAAGGAGGACGATTGTCTTCAATCTGTGGAGGCGATGGCTTAAGGTTGAAGAAAGGAGATCTGCTGGGAGATGCGCCAAAGGAGGGTTTGCTGTGAGAGTCTAAGAACTGTTGAGGTGGTCTCTGCTGGGGTATTTGTTGGCTGGTCGGAATATGCTGAGGGCGCGACAAGTGTTCTTGGAAGTGGGAAGGCGTAGGGCTTGGGCTGGGTTTTGGAATGAAATTAAAGTTAGGTTGCCTATTTGGCGCCAACTGATCTTTGGACTGGTCGATCTGTTCAGTTGTTATGGTGTGATAATTTTCTTGCAAGTATTTGGGTTCGTCGAAGAATGGCTGAGCTGGACCTTGATGGAATGGTCTCTGTGGCCCTGAATGGAAGGCAGGGGGGCCTCTTGGAGGTCCATTGAAATGCGGCCTAGATGAAAATGATGGATTCTGACGGGAGTGGAATGATGGCGGATTGTTAGACGGCCGAGAGAACGCGGGAGGGAAGGTAGGGCCAACAGGTCCTGGAACACTAGGACCATTACCAAAGTGAGTGATCGGCCCCGGGCCATTATTCGCAAAGAAGGGTCCCGGGCCGCTGTTTGCAAAAGAACCAATCGGACTAGCTGATGGAGAAGGATTTGGGCGTGGAACGAGAGTTTGTGTTCGGAATGGTGAAACAGACGGACCTTGTCGCGGTAGTTGCTGCTCATTGGGAATATTAGGTTGTTGGAATTGAATACGGCTCTGCGCATGTTGGGTAGGACGGTACGTCTGCGGAGTAGGACCTAAATGACTCTGGGGTCTTAAAGCAGATTCATGAAATTGAGGTTTTGGTGTAGCTGAACGCTCTAACGGTGGATGGATTGGCTGTTGTTGAGGATACGCTATAGCCGGTCTTGGGGCAGTTTCTTCGTGATCCTCAGTTTGAGAACTACTTTCACGCCTGTCACTGTAATGGCGGTCTTGACCTTCATTTCCAAAAGTCACTTTTACACTGCTATCACTGTGATATTGTTCAGATTCGGGTTTAATGATAGCTCTTAGTGTTGTAGTTTCACGAGGACCGTAAAATGGTTCAGGAGTCACTGTGACATAGTCTTCATGGTATTCAGTTTCATCTTGGTGGTTCGTAGGGGGAGTGATCGCGGGGACCGGCTTGTCATACACAACCTTGTCTTTAGAATGCGGATCCTTGCTGTATTTTACATAGAATACATGAACCGGTTCCTTCTTCTTTTTCGGAATCTGCTGAGGTGGTGGCGCGGGTAAAGATTCGTTTGACtctttaataataatttcaataataGGCTCTGGAGCTTCGTAATAGTGGGGATGACCTCCTTGGCTGTACAAGGGCGCTGTCGGGAGCGATCCAAacggagggccataactttcaGCAGAATGTTCGTGGACATTCAAGATCTTTGGCTGAGCGTAGATTTCATTCTTGTTGACTACAATATCATCCAAGTTATCAAGAGTGGGATCATAAAGAGGGTCCTTTTGGGAATATTGGACTACAGGCTCCATCTGGACGGCATAAGGTGGAAGTTTCCCTGCTCGTGGTACGCCATGAGAAATTCTTCGGCTGCTTGTCAATGAGCGAAAGGAAGCCACTCTCGAGTGAGGAAGTACCAGAGAGTATTGTAGGTTTTGCGGCGTTCGGATGTTATCAAGTTGTCGTTTCGGTTTCGCTTTTGTGGTTGAGTTCTTTGCGTTTGTTAAGCTGAGCACAGCCAGGGCTGTAACCTAAAACAAAtagaaacaaaatataaataaaatgaaaacaacaacagatactttttttaattgtgataaATTATGTTTCTAAGGTATCGATAAAAAGTTGAATATATCGATTTCCGTCTGGCATCAACGCGGAATCGATTACTTTTCCTTTTGCCAAGAATCCGAAGTCGTTAGTGTTGCAATagtaataagatttaaaaaaaaatgttgtaggcGGGAAAAATAGAAATAGACCAAACaggtaaaatattataatcgtTATAACTTCGGTGCAATATGTgcaaatttttacaatttaggTATTATATTAGTGTTATAAGGTTAAAAACAATTGGTAATTTCCTATTTACGGACTGAAATTACGTGCACAAAACAAAAGTAGTGCAGTAgtatcatcactatcatcattcTCATCACGTTGTTATTTTCTCCTTTTAACATTCGGCAGACGAAAGAAACGTACTGTGAAGTTAAATGGCCGTCGCGTCGCCTTGACATTGAGACGGAATCGATTTCACGCCGTCGACTTACGATTCCTAAACTATTGTactttttgcttttattttcttctttttagggttccgtacctaaaaaggaaaaaacggaatccttataggatcactcgtgcgtctgtctgtctgtctgtccgtctgtcacagcctattttctccgaaactactggaccaattaagttaaaatttgggatacatatgtaagtttgtgacccaaagacggacatgtaatgtaaacaaattaattttaaacatgggggctacttttggggggtaaatgagaaaatttaaaaaatagtttttcaaactatatcgtgttacatatcaaatgaaagagctcattgtgagaatctcaatttttttttataattttaggataaatagtttagaagttattcaagaaaatgggcaaaaaatgagcattccccccctttatctccgaaactactgggtctaaaattttgaaaaaaatacacaaaatagatctttacctatagatcacaggaaaacctattagaaatgtgcagtcaagcttgagtcggacttaattatttagtttttgatccaacccctacgggtttgttaaatacatttcacgcaattttcacattaaaaatactttgtttaaattgtgtaatgtacggaacccttggaaaaccagtcctactcgcacttggccggttttttcagtaTGAGCAACCGTAATGTTTTTTTGTGTTTAGTTTAGAAAAGGTTTAAGAACCGGTATGAGGAtgaggtaggtataattaagtaagtaggtaagagAAGGCTTCATTCATGCTTACGTGAggaatataagtatgtaatgtactaaaggaatataagtatatattttcgaTTTACTTAGGTTATGTCAACGATTTCAAGAGCAACATAGCCTGTCTAGTTATAGCTCGCTATACTATTCTTACTACTAGATCTGGTTGCCTGGCAGCTGTTGATCGGTGAAGGCTAAAGCGGCAGGCCAGCATTTTTTTTCGGCCTAGCTCTCAGTCTTTAAATAAACAATGGGTCAATTTCACGGAGACAAATTTATAAGACTGTAAGtgggtacctatacctactatgTAATACCGTGGTAATAACAGAAATAaacaacattttattaaaatcgacCCGAATCGGAAGACAACCAAACGTAATACTAAACGGCCACCAGAGGTGTTTGGGGAGAAAGTGTAAAAGCACTAAGTATGAGATAATGTTTACGTTGGGAAGGGGCTGGGCCAAGGTACGAGAGTAGCGGATTTTTTATTGGTGGCAAATATAGTTTGGCCagagactgt
Encoded here:
- the LOC134749457 gene encoding alpha-protein kinase 1 yields the protein MRLIFWVTALAVLSLTNAKNSTTKAKPKRQLDNIRTPQNLQYSLVLPHSRVASFRSLTSSRRISHGVPRAGKLPPYAVQMEPVVQYSQKDPLYDPTLDNLDDIVVNKNEIYAQPKILNVHEHSAESYGPPFGSLPTAPLYSQGGHPHYYEAPEPIIEIIIKESNESLPAPPPQQIPKKKKEPVHVFYVKYSKDPHSKDKVVYDKPVPAITPPTNHQDETEYHEDYVTVTPEPFYGPRETTTLRAIIKPESEQYHSDSSVKVTFGNEGQDRHYSDRRESSSQTEDHEETAPRPAIAYPQQQPIHPPLERSATPKPQFHESALRPQSHLGPTPQTYRPTQHAQSRIQFQQPNIPNEQQLPRQGPSVSPFRTQTLVPRPNPSPSASPIGSFANSGPGPFFANNGPGPITHFGNGPSVPGPVGPTFPPAFSRPSNNPPSFHSRQNPSFSSRPHFNGPPRGPPAFHSGPQRPFHQGPAQPFFDEPKYLQENYHTITTEQIDQSKDQLAPNRQPNFNFIPKPSPSPTPSHFQEHLSRPQHIPTSQQIPQQRPPQQFLDSHSKPSFGASPSRSPFFNLKPSPPQIEDNRPPFHQFSSVQNQPQQPPFSFHQGPQSQPRPTPLSPTQQSIRNQHSFPGPSPIPHTQFLPQPSSPPLFNFHAQPSPTPELQNQFHQISPSERPHFAQPQGPSERPFLSSQSSFHDQANRQHQQNVGQFVPNGGELVAAIPKYEQHITVTGPTTDYSSLSGSNQPTSAASHNAEQQYQEQQQRQQQLEHHQQQHIRQQQQQYQQQQQDQQRVQQQQQQYQQQQQQHQRQQQQQQEQEQQQQQQYDAEQEQVRLQLAQNVKKQQEEIQRLQSQLLQAQQQQPQQQYQLTQSRNNYNQQQFESSSPKYQFSNDRQQQPTFSSSTPSPAYYQSTSRTVEIKPTTQKYVSSTLNSISTTPEAKKEEKKNKKPAVELPDEVPDDLRQQLLSSGILDNADISILDYDKVGETPLESLPPDQLANFFSAGGGQQIAASENRPIVVKPNGDFFQSRIDDEEQDDQEIAASENVPSYVAPPPSQKQAVEMKVVHFDPKSDKGQNIAKEYVKEDATQLEPVALNDKKYNRYLPLKVSGNQFPLPDILKGRKVTSVVVLAPVETEALNGDHSRTERATSTSLKGIKFVAGDSLYDLLKRPSKENFEKWLETEKKTESDLQSVILLVLGNDTAPEEKEIFMYDISSGNVNKLSGELSNAFVEAAENNSLSKDIEKLAIEGEGTPENFDKESDDKIAEGSENVPLLVDLSGLSLDQENSNQVSISSGYSKTKLGRSLRRHS